The proteins below are encoded in one region of Vulpes lagopus strain Blue_001 chromosome 10, ASM1834538v1, whole genome shotgun sequence:
- the DYNLRB2 gene encoding dynein light chain roadblock-type 2, whose amino-acid sequence MAEVEETLKRIQSHKGVIGTMVVNAEGIPIRTTLDNSTTVQYAGLLHQLTMKAKSTVRDIDPQNDLTFLRIRSKKHEIMVAPDKEYLLIVIQNPCE is encoded by the exons ATG GCAGAGGTGGAGGAAACCCTAAAGAGGATCCAGAGCCATAAAGGGGTCATTGGAACTATGGTCGTAAATGCAGAAG GCATCCCTATTCGAACAACGTTGGACAACTCAACAACGGTTCAATATGCAGGTCTTCTTCACCAGCTGACGATGAAAGCCAAGAGCACAGTACGTGACATTGATCCTCAGAACGACCTCACTTTTCTTAGGATCAGATCAAAGAAACATGAAATCATGGTAGCCCCAG ATAAAGAATATCTTTTGATTGTCATTCAGAACCCATGTGAATAG